From Corvus cornix cornix isolate S_Up_H32 chromosome 17, ASM73873v5, whole genome shotgun sequence, the proteins below share one genomic window:
- the RABEPK gene encoding rab9 effector protein with kelch motifs — MAPRALPLLRPGQRPRSGQWYRLSPRGERPGGRVGLGCLLLPGRVLLLAGADPAGAFADAHFVELAPLRWVPAGWRGLRPRYEHATFLPAAGPPRLWVFGGAHPAGNRSCVQVLDPETGTWESPAVRGVPPRPRTFHTSSAAIGARLFVFGGGDKGAEPVKDQRLHVFDTATLTWSQPDTHGDPPSPRHGHTVVAVGTKLFIHGGLAGDIFYNDLFCIDINDMRWVKIPATGDVPGGRASHSSAVFQDHLYIFGGIGPDGTLDTAYKYHTGRQQWTLLQFEPPLPSGRLDHAMCVIPWRAGAHRDTGDPPAGQEPPLAAGDRAGTLQQGLGEDCTEDTFVHLLFVFGGMDTQGQIHRDCLVTLIE; from the exons ATGGCCCCGCGGGCGCTGCCGCTGCTGCGGCCGGGACAGCGGCCGCGCTCGGGACAGTG GTACCGGCTGAGCCCGCGCGGGGAGCGGCCCGGCGGCCGCGTGGGACTcggctgcctcctcctgcccggCCGcgtcctgctgctggctggtgcCGACCCCGCCGGGGCCTTCGCGGACGCGCATTTCGTGGAGCTGG ccccgctccgcTGGGTCCCCGCCGGCTGGCGCGGACTGAGGCCCCGCTACGAACACGCCACGTTCCTGCCCGCCGCCGGCCCCCCGCGCCTCTGGGTCTTCGGCGGCGCCCACCCCGCGGGGAACCGCAGCTGCGTTCAGGTGCTGGACCCCG AAACAGGAACGTGGGAGAGCCCTGCAGTGAGGGGGGTGCCGCCGCGGCCCCGGACGTTCCACACGTCCTCGGCGGCCATCGGGGCCCGTCTGTTCGTGTTCGGGGGTGGAGACAAGGGAGCAGAGCCGGTGAAAGACCAGCGGCTTCACGTGTTCGACACAG CCACCCTGACCTGGTCCCAGCCGGACACTCATGGTGATCCCCCTTCTCCTCGGCACGGACACACCGTGGTTGCAGTTGGGACCAAGCTCTTCATCCATGGAGGTTTAGCTGGAGATATTTTTTACAATGATCTGTTCTGTATCGACATAA ATGACATGAGATGGGTGAAGATCCCGGCCACTGGGGATGTCCCTGGAGGACGGGCATCCCACTCCTCAGCAGTGTTTCAGGACCACTTGTACATTTTTGGCGGAATAGGTCCAGATGGGACACTGGATACTGCGTACAAGTATCACACAG gaaggcagcagtggaCGCTGCTGCAGTTTGAACCTCCGCTGCCCAGCGGGAGGCTGGACCACGCCATGTGTGTCATTCCCTGGCGGGCTggggcacacagggacacaggagaCCCCCCAGCTGGGCAAGAGCCACCTCTGGCAGCAGGTGACAGAGCTGGGACCCTCCAGCAGGGCCTGGGTGAGGACTGCACCGAAGACACCTTTGTCCATCTCCTGTTTGTGTTTGGGGGGATGGACACACAGGGGCAGATACACAGGGACTGCCTGGTCACCCTCATCGAGTAG